From the Chloroflexus aurantiacus J-10-fl genome, one window contains:
- a CDS encoding cytochrome c biogenesis CcdA family protein, with product MKSQPIESTPRRIGKRSVVAIAMIGILALLIFFALSLDPGEQARFLTGGGSVLVLALPAFIAGVLSFLSPCTLPILPAYFAFTFQASGQGKARIAMMGIAFFLGLATTMTLLGASATALSGLLFANRSALTFWGGLIIIGFGIMGMLGKGFAGPQLQERPAATFAGSYIYGATFALGWTACVGPILGALLTLLAATSDVAIIQGAVLAFIYSLGLGLPLILIATFFHRLGTGSRVWRLLRGRGFTVHLFGRELFLHSTSLASGALMVVMGILLATGRLEWISQQANATPMAQWWVEIEAAIGRLFGL from the coding sequence ATGAAATCACAACCGATAGAATCAACACCGCGTCGCATAGGCAAGCGCAGTGTCGTAGCCATAGCGATGATCGGCATTCTGGCTCTTCTGATCTTCTTTGCACTGAGCTTAGACCCTGGCGAGCAGGCCCGGTTTCTTACCGGTGGCGGGAGTGTGCTGGTACTGGCCCTACCGGCATTCATCGCCGGAGTACTCAGCTTTCTTTCACCCTGCACGCTTCCCATTTTACCGGCCTACTTTGCCTTCACCTTTCAGGCCAGCGGGCAAGGTAAAGCACGCATCGCGATGATGGGCATCGCATTTTTCCTTGGTCTGGCAACGACCATGACCCTGCTGGGGGCAAGCGCCACTGCGCTCAGCGGTCTGCTCTTTGCCAACCGCAGTGCACTTACCTTTTGGGGCGGGCTAATCATCATTGGCTTTGGGATCATGGGCATGCTTGGCAAGGGATTTGCCGGGCCTCAACTGCAAGAACGTCCGGCAGCCACCTTTGCCGGATCCTACATCTACGGAGCCACCTTTGCGCTGGGCTGGACGGCCTGTGTTGGTCCGATTCTGGGTGCGCTCTTAACCCTCCTGGCGGCAACCAGTGATGTTGCCATCATTCAGGGCGCAGTCCTGGCCTTCATTTATTCGCTTGGGCTAGGTCTACCTCTCATCCTGATCGCGACCTTCTTTCACCGACTAGGCACCGGATCGCGGGTGTGGCGTCTCTTGCGTGGACGCGGCTTTACCGTCCACCTCTTTGGTCGTGAACTGTTTCTGCATTCGACCAGCCTGGCCAGCGGTGCCTTAATGGTTGTGATGGGGATCTTGCTGGCCACCGGTCGGCTCGAATGGATTTCGCAGCAAGCCAACGCCACCCCAATGGCACAGTGGTGGGTCGAGATTGAAGCTGCCATTGGCCGCCTGTTTGGGCTTTGA
- a CDS encoding NUDIX hydrolase, with the protein MTSSPIRAAGCVVLARDPTGRLLVLLIQDRRGIWTLPKGHVDEGESDEEAAVREVAEETGIHCTIAERLERITYPIYHRGRWQDKQVTFFLASAAPEPPTPAVDEGIRTAAWVPLDEAPPKIIYRQIRNLLQRVARRLGPNKSNSQ; encoded by the coding sequence ATGACCAGTAGCCCCATTCGTGCCGCCGGTTGTGTTGTGCTGGCCCGTGACCCAACGGGCCGGCTTCTTGTCTTATTGATCCAGGATCGGCGAGGGATATGGACACTCCCAAAGGGCCATGTTGATGAAGGGGAGAGTGACGAAGAGGCCGCAGTACGTGAAGTAGCTGAAGAGACCGGGATTCACTGCACGATTGCTGAACGGCTCGAACGGATTACCTATCCTATCTATCACCGTGGTCGCTGGCAAGACAAACAGGTCACCTTTTTTCTCGCCAGTGCTGCACCTGAACCACCGACACCTGCCGTTGACGAAGGAATTCGTACCGCAGCCTGGGTGCCCCTTGACGAAGCTCCGCCCAAAATCATCTACCGCCAGATTCGCAATCTGCTCCAGCGTGTTGCGCGCCGGCTTGGTCCGAACAAATCCAATTCACAATAG
- a CDS encoding trigger factor, whose translation MKVTTEKLPKSLIALQIEIDRDQFERSLDQAARRLSQKFPIQGFRPGKAPRFIIERTFGREALIEEATEELINTGYRKAIKQENIEVVGPPNLDKIHSIEPFVFTVHVPVPPTVTLPDYRSIHVPLEVEPITDEMVEAALEQIREKHLTLQELDEPRPAQQGDQLQVRLKTEIEGEEEEATEEQSEEAADDSEAKAETAADTEQTDDEEEEEEDDEIENEGSEETLPLEPNRLVPELYEGLIGTSVGEKKTIVAVLPEDHHEESLRGKKITFHVEILDIKRRIVPAWEELPALESFNGTFEEFRAHVRENLANQERKRAEQEQLNAYIEQLVEQTTFDIPDVMIRDVAHSMLHEQEQQFARYGITLDQVLQYRGVTHDQAVEELIPEAEKQVKVTLALSEVIKQEGITVGEDEIEAEIQTILESYDEKQRPQVERTLRGQLRSSVANVVLDKKLRARLSAIASGNSTDTSDSSPAAPDAEGATDVTNSDEPVSRSSNEA comes from the coding sequence GTGAAAGTTACTACTGAGAAACTACCAAAGAGCCTGATCGCATTGCAGATTGAGATCGACCGCGATCAGTTCGAGCGCAGTCTTGATCAGGCGGCACGTCGGCTATCACAAAAGTTTCCGATCCAGGGCTTCCGTCCCGGTAAGGCACCTCGTTTTATCATTGAACGCACCTTCGGGCGCGAGGCATTGATTGAAGAAGCGACGGAAGAGCTGATTAACACCGGCTATCGCAAGGCCATCAAGCAAGAAAACATCGAAGTCGTTGGTCCGCCAAATCTTGATAAGATTCATTCCATCGAACCATTTGTCTTCACCGTTCATGTGCCGGTACCTCCCACGGTTACGCTGCCCGATTACCGTAGCATTCATGTACCGCTAGAGGTAGAACCGATCACCGACGAGATGGTCGAAGCGGCGTTAGAACAGATTCGTGAAAAACACCTCACGTTGCAGGAACTTGACGAACCACGACCGGCTCAGCAAGGTGATCAGCTACAGGTGCGTTTGAAGACGGAGATCGAGGGAGAAGAAGAGGAAGCAACTGAAGAGCAGTCTGAAGAAGCTGCTGATGATTCTGAAGCCAAGGCCGAGACCGCAGCCGACACCGAACAGACCGATGACGAGGAGGAAGAGGAGGAAGATGACGAAATCGAGAATGAAGGTAGCGAAGAGACGTTACCTCTCGAACCGAATCGCCTCGTCCCCGAACTGTACGAAGGTTTGATCGGCACGAGCGTCGGTGAGAAGAAAACCATCGTTGCTGTTTTACCTGAAGATCACCATGAAGAGTCGCTGCGTGGTAAAAAGATAACCTTCCACGTCGAGATACTCGACATCAAACGACGGATCGTCCCGGCGTGGGAAGAGCTGCCGGCGCTTGAGAGCTTCAACGGCACATTTGAGGAATTTCGTGCGCATGTGCGCGAGAACCTCGCCAATCAAGAGCGCAAACGTGCCGAACAAGAGCAGCTTAATGCGTACATCGAGCAGCTCGTTGAGCAGACCACGTTTGATATTCCCGATGTGATGATCCGCGATGTTGCGCACTCGATGCTCCATGAGCAAGAGCAGCAGTTCGCACGCTATGGAATCACCCTTGACCAGGTCTTGCAATATCGCGGTGTGACCCACGATCAGGCGGTTGAAGAGCTTATCCCTGAAGCCGAGAAGCAGGTCAAGGTCACACTGGCGCTCAGTGAAGTGATCAAACAGGAGGGAATCACGGTCGGCGAGGATGAGATCGAGGCCGAGATTCAGACGATTCTGGAAAGCTACGACGAGAAGCAACGGCCACAGGTCGAGAGAACCCTGCGCGGTCAATTACGCTCGTCGGTAGCAAATGTAGTCCTTGATAAAAAGCTACGTGCCCGTCTCAGTGCAATAGCGAGCGGCAATTCAACAGACACCTCTGATTCCAGCCCTGCCGCTCCCGACGCAGAAGGTGCAACTGATGTTACAAATTCCGATGAACCGGTGAGCCGGTCATCGAACGAAGCATGA
- a CDS encoding ATP-dependent Clp protease proteolytic subunit, whose translation MNWSSRYSHDWRSMPGPEWLSQRPELLIPMVVESTSRGERAFDIYSRLLKERIVILGTPIDDQIANLIVAQLLFLESEDPDRDIWLYINSPGGSVTAGLGIYDTMHHIRPDVATVCVGMAGSMATPILAGGAKGKRYSLPHSTIHMHPAGGGARGYAPDVEIMARELLRLQQLVRELLAKDTGQPIERIAKDFDRDLFMTPEQAKEYGIIDEILTREDVKK comes from the coding sequence ATGAATTGGTCGTCTCGTTACAGTCACGATTGGCGTAGTATGCCGGGACCAGAATGGCTCTCGCAACGACCGGAACTACTCATCCCGATGGTTGTCGAGAGCACGAGTCGCGGTGAGCGCGCTTTCGATATCTATTCACGGCTGTTGAAAGAGCGGATTGTCATCCTGGGCACACCGATTGACGATCAGATCGCGAATCTGATCGTTGCTCAGTTGCTTTTCCTGGAGAGCGAAGACCCTGATCGCGACATCTGGCTCTATATCAACAGTCCGGGAGGATCGGTTACCGCTGGACTCGGTATCTACGATACGATGCACCACATTCGTCCCGATGTAGCAACCGTCTGTGTGGGGATGGCCGGCAGTATGGCAACTCCCATCCTGGCCGGTGGTGCCAAGGGCAAGCGGTATAGCCTGCCGCATTCAACCATTCACATGCACCCGGCCGGTGGTGGAGCGCGTGGCTACGCTCCTGATGTCGAGATCATGGCCCGCGAGCTGCTCCGGCTCCAACAACTGGTACGTGAGCTGCTGGCGAAGGATACCGGCCAGCCCATTGAACGGATCGCGAAAGATTTTGACCGCGATCTCTTCATGACACCTGAACAGGCCAAAGAGTACGGTATTATCGATGAAATCCTCACCCGTGAGGATGTGAAGAAGTAA
- a CDS encoding response regulator transcription factor: MPLFHRTSQRSVDQPPPKRRILVADDDPSIGRLIQTALPTQQYETTVVANGLEALEAFERETYDLIFLDVMMPFVDGFDACERIRAKSDVPIVIITAREGTDDIVQDFRRGADEYITKPFKVAEFVARVEAILRRVDMQKARTAPTFVQVGELVIDAAAHKVAVRGKEVKLTPMEFELLYFLAANAGQVFTREVLFREVWGYEYVGETNLVDVCVRRLREKVEVEPSKPKIITTVRGVGYKLERL, from the coding sequence ATGCCACTCTTTCATCGCACGTCACAACGGTCTGTTGATCAACCACCACCAAAGCGGCGCATTCTGGTGGCCGATGATGATCCTTCCATTGGCCGTCTGATCCAGACTGCACTGCCTACCCAGCAATATGAAACAACAGTGGTAGCCAACGGGCTTGAGGCGCTAGAGGCATTTGAACGTGAGACCTACGATCTGATCTTTCTGGATGTGATGATGCCTTTCGTCGATGGCTTCGATGCGTGCGAGCGCATTCGTGCCAAGAGTGACGTACCAATTGTGATCATTACGGCACGCGAAGGTACCGACGATATTGTGCAAGACTTTCGGCGCGGCGCTGACGAATATATCACCAAACCTTTCAAAGTTGCCGAATTTGTGGCCCGCGTTGAGGCTATTTTGCGCCGGGTCGATATGCAAAAGGCGCGTACTGCCCCAACCTTCGTACAGGTAGGGGAATTGGTGATCGATGCGGCGGCACATAAAGTAGCAGTACGCGGCAAAGAAGTCAAATTAACACCAATGGAGTTTGAACTCCTCTACTTTCTGGCAGCAAATGCCGGTCAGGTCTTTACCCGTGAAGTGTTATTTCGCGAGGTTTGGGGGTACGAGTACGTTGGTGAAACGAATCTGGTTGATGTTTGTGTACGTCGTCTACGTGAAAAAGTTGAAGTTGAACCATCAAAACCAAAAATTATTACAACCGTGCGCGGGGTAGGGTACAAACTTGAACGGCTTTAG
- the upp gene encoding uracil phosphoribosyltransferase — protein MSSAVFVSRHPLVQHKLALLRSKWTEPKKFRELVREIAQLLFYEATQDLALAPLTVETPLATCAGYEVAERIGIIPILRAGLGMAEAIVEILPTVHVWHLGLYRDHETLQPVTYYNKLPSKPDIDLTIIVDPMLATGGSAVAAVDILKQWGAQRIKFLGLIAAPEGVRALSEAHPDVAIHLAAIDSHLNERGYIVPGLGDAGDRQFGTG, from the coding sequence ATGTCTTCAGCAGTATTTGTATCACGGCATCCACTGGTTCAACATAAGCTGGCCCTTTTGCGTAGTAAATGGACTGAACCGAAGAAGTTTCGCGAACTGGTACGTGAAATTGCTCAACTGTTGTTCTACGAAGCCACTCAGGACCTGGCACTGGCACCATTAACGGTTGAAACACCGCTAGCGACATGCGCCGGCTATGAGGTGGCTGAACGCATCGGGATCATTCCGATTCTGCGTGCCGGTTTGGGCATGGCAGAGGCGATTGTCGAGATTTTACCGACCGTTCATGTATGGCATCTCGGCCTGTATCGGGACCACGAGACCCTGCAACCGGTAACGTACTATAACAAGCTACCGAGCAAGCCGGACATCGATCTGACGATTATCGTCGATCCAATGCTGGCAACCGGTGGTTCGGCGGTTGCTGCGGTAGATATTCTCAAGCAGTGGGGTGCGCAGCGCATCAAGTTTCTGGGCCTGATTGCTGCTCCAGAAGGGGTTCGGGCACTGAGCGAAGCCCACCCCGATGTTGCGATCCATCTGGCCGCGATTGACAGTCATCTCAACGAGCGGGGCTATATTGTGCCGGGGTTGGGAGACGCCGGTGATCGTCAGTTCGGGACGGGGTAA
- a CDS encoding glycosyltransferase family 4 protein, giving the protein MLTILAISGTFLIAFAITALLVPPLITLARREGWVANPGPRHVHREPTPVVGGLAMIAGLVGAIVLSAGFEQIDPALRRSAFEQLRIGLLLIGISIIALVSFFDDLYDLPALPRLGVHIIAALIAVGPYLWDHTLYPDVLGQPTEARGIILTAFNFPFVDQIHLHNLSPWLAIAATVLWIVGMQNMVNWIDGLDGLAAGVTFIAGMVLAIHTLTLDPPQLTVALLPLALSGACAAFLLFNTHPARIFMGDVGAMTIGYTLGICAIIGGAKLATALLVMGVPLVDMAWLILSRTLRGRSAAQAGRDHLHHRLLDLGLNQRQVVGCYYALSIAFGSIGLFDFFTPLFKLIALLVLGGSILIVLFFLQPKTRIA; this is encoded by the coding sequence ATGCTAACCATCCTTGCCATCTCAGGCACATTTCTGATTGCCTTTGCAATCACTGCGCTGCTTGTCCCACCACTTATCACCCTGGCTCGCCGTGAGGGATGGGTTGCCAACCCCGGCCCGCGCCATGTGCATCGCGAGCCGACGCCGGTTGTGGGTGGGCTGGCGATGATTGCCGGTCTGGTTGGGGCAATCGTACTGAGCGCAGGTTTCGAGCAGATCGATCCGGCATTACGCCGTTCGGCGTTTGAGCAGTTACGCATTGGCCTGTTGCTGATCGGTATCTCAATCATCGCTCTGGTCAGCTTCTTTGATGATCTCTACGATCTCCCGGCTTTACCGCGTTTGGGTGTGCATATTATTGCCGCATTGATTGCGGTAGGACCGTATCTGTGGGATCACACACTCTACCCCGACGTGCTCGGTCAACCGACTGAAGCGCGAGGGATTATTCTCACCGCGTTTAACTTTCCCTTTGTTGATCAGATTCATCTGCATAACCTCAGCCCGTGGCTGGCAATTGCAGCTACGGTGCTTTGGATTGTCGGCATGCAAAACATGGTGAACTGGATCGACGGTCTTGACGGCCTGGCTGCCGGAGTGACTTTTATTGCGGGTATGGTGCTGGCCATTCATACCCTCACCCTCGATCCACCGCAACTGACAGTAGCCCTCTTGCCATTAGCCCTCAGCGGTGCCTGTGCGGCATTTCTCCTTTTCAATACGCATCCGGCCCGCATCTTTATGGGTGATGTCGGCGCCATGACCATCGGGTACACGCTCGGGATTTGTGCGATTATCGGTGGCGCCAAACTGGCAACGGCCCTGCTCGTGATGGGAGTGCCCCTGGTCGATATGGCCTGGTTGATCCTTTCCCGCACCCTGCGCGGTCGTTCTGCTGCTCAGGCGGGGCGCGATCATCTTCATCACCGTCTGCTCGACCTGGGGCTAAACCAGCGTCAGGTTGTTGGTTGCTACTACGCATTAAGCATTGCGTTCGGCTCGATTGGCCTGTTCGACTTCTTCACACCGTTGTTCAAGCTTATCGCATTACTCGTTCTGGGTGGATCGATTTTGATCGTGCTCTTCTTCCTGCAACCCAAAACCCGGATAGCCTGA
- a CDS encoding cyclic nucleotide-binding domain-containing protein — protein sequence MSSLKRPLHNHLDQIRAAQHQQRRQEAIAALAALDCLRGVSPTELSILYERGVFRAFPAGATVIGQRRGFRYLFFLLRGSLQLRLRDKDGHEVLMGILGRGDCFGEGPLFGKFFRHMSALTQTACYLLQIEIATLRDDLASLPLLTTALRQVYRRRMIEATLARMPVLGQLLPLERIAIASRLQPRHVPRGTLVVRQGEPADSLYLIESGQVVIEHNGQTIASLSEGDLFGEISLLTGDTHRANARTLTTTDLLVLPGTDFYRLLQQYPALEADLRAIAERRLKHLSAVRSDAARARDIEMAVNHGLLRAPYVLVRDPARCPPGCRLCETGCATRHGHARLHLNGTPIDRFDVLDHCRQCSVGAECVEVCPEDAIERVDTGALRITNRCTGCGECVSACPYDAVTSVPRTRHSTGPLWELFRRLQQRVRPSIPLTPTTPTHRADKCDLCFGYTDLACVTACPIGNLRLAPVEEIVPL from the coding sequence ATGTCGTCGTTGAAGCGCCCCCTGCACAATCATCTCGATCAGATACGTGCTGCTCAGCATCAACAGCGCCGGCAAGAGGCGATTGCTGCGCTGGCGGCGCTCGATTGTCTGCGGGGCGTTTCTCCAACTGAATTGTCAATCTTGTACGAGCGCGGTGTGTTCCGCGCCTTCCCTGCTGGCGCGACAGTCATAGGCCAACGACGCGGTTTTCGTTACCTCTTCTTTCTGCTACGCGGTTCATTACAGCTACGACTACGTGACAAGGATGGTCACGAGGTCTTGATGGGAATATTAGGGCGAGGCGATTGTTTCGGTGAAGGGCCACTCTTTGGTAAGTTCTTTCGCCATATGAGTGCGCTCACCCAAACGGCCTGCTATCTGTTGCAGATTGAGATTGCAACGCTGCGTGATGATCTGGCCTCACTCCCCTTGCTGACCACGGCGCTCCGCCAGGTGTATCGCCGACGGATGATCGAGGCAACGCTGGCCCGGATGCCGGTCTTGGGTCAGTTGCTGCCGTTAGAGCGAATTGCCATTGCCTCGCGTTTGCAACCCCGTCACGTTCCACGGGGTACACTCGTGGTCAGGCAGGGTGAACCAGCCGACTCGCTCTACCTCATTGAAAGTGGTCAGGTCGTTATCGAGCATAATGGTCAGACAATTGCCAGTCTAAGCGAAGGTGATCTGTTTGGTGAAATTTCGTTGTTAACCGGAGATACGCATCGGGCTAATGCACGAACGTTAACAACGACCGATCTGTTGGTGTTGCCCGGTACCGATTTCTACCGGCTGCTGCAACAATACCCGGCGCTTGAGGCCGATTTGCGCGCTATTGCCGAGCGACGACTCAAACATCTCTCCGCAGTGCGCAGTGATGCAGCCCGTGCCCGTGATATCGAGATGGCCGTCAATCACGGTCTGCTGCGCGCTCCCTACGTCCTGGTACGCGACCCGGCGCGTTGTCCGCCTGGTTGTCGGTTATGTGAAACCGGTTGTGCTACCCGCCACGGTCACGCACGTCTTCATCTCAATGGCACCCCGATAGATCGCTTCGATGTACTCGACCATTGCCGACAGTGTAGTGTAGGTGCCGAATGTGTCGAGGTCTGTCCTGAAGATGCTATCGAGCGTGTTGATACCGGTGCCCTGCGCATCACTAACCGCTGTACCGGTTGTGGTGAATGTGTGAGTGCGTGCCCTTACGATGCCGTAACTTCGGTGCCGCGTACCAGGCACTCTACCGGTCCGCTCTGGGAACTCTTTCGTCGTTTGCAGCAACGGGTACGGCCGTCCATTCCCCTGACTCCGACAACCCCAACTCACCGCGCCGATAAGTGTGATCTGTGCTTTGGGTACACTGATCTGGCCTGTGTGACTGCCTGTCCGATTGGGAATCTCCGCCTCGCTCCAGTGGAAGAGATCGTTCCCCTATAA
- a CDS encoding aldehyde ferredoxin oxidoreductase family protein, translating to MPLRSLTVDLARGHARQTLPDEVERDYLGGRGAIAWLLWHQLEPDTPPLSADNLLIFAAGPLAGSAVFATGGFTVGTRSPLTGGIGYGWAPGHWGAALRRNGIDVLVIRGEAPDWCYLLIDGDTVRLRSARHLIGRDTVATTAALSQELGSDVRILAIGPAGEAGVAYASIVAEGQYLVEPAGTGAVMADKKLKAIVVRDRAPLPAVDPARVQSVLQSIRQRGEQNQTANAIRTIGSAGLLPAAIKLGALTSRDARVPADGVAIARMFSDIARRGGRLERGCAQCPLPCYIDLRTKSGETHPLPGLELIAGFAARVGITDADAMLAISDRCLRLGLDPAATAAAITFMTEAQDEGLVRQRTLNWGDGAAVIAALDRISQRQEKRDILSLGVGEMQEAVWGSAAFAPQVKGLAMPALDPRALTEIGLAMATSPIGGDYRYAMAFEELVTDPPAWLPPPASGPRESEGKALRLIWHERFAAALDASGFCRRLGLMAYQITPGELIALLGAVSGRTISGADLVRIGERIVTLDRLFTRRYASNSQDTLPDRYLREALSSGPTAGHTPPLEQLLAEYYARHGWDAAGDPTPARLVELGIAV from the coding sequence ATGCCGTTGCGTAGTCTTACCGTTGATCTTGCTCGCGGCCACGCCCGCCAGACCTTACCCGATGAAGTCGAACGAGACTACCTCGGAGGTCGTGGCGCCATTGCGTGGTTACTCTGGCACCAGCTCGAACCCGACACACCACCACTGTCGGCAGACAACCTTCTGATCTTTGCAGCCGGCCCACTAGCCGGAAGTGCGGTGTTTGCCACGGGAGGCTTTACGGTCGGTACCCGTTCACCACTCACCGGCGGCATCGGCTACGGCTGGGCACCGGGGCATTGGGGTGCCGCCCTACGGCGGAATGGGATTGATGTGCTGGTGATTCGTGGCGAAGCACCCGACTGGTGCTACCTGCTTATTGATGGCGACACTGTGCGGCTACGTTCGGCTCGCCATCTGATCGGACGTGATACGGTAGCCACAACTGCCGCCCTCAGTCAGGAGTTAGGCAGTGACGTGCGGATTCTGGCAATCGGGCCGGCCGGTGAAGCGGGTGTTGCATATGCCAGTATTGTCGCGGAAGGCCAGTATCTGGTTGAACCGGCCGGTACCGGCGCTGTCATGGCCGACAAAAAGCTCAAGGCGATTGTCGTGCGGGATCGTGCACCGTTACCGGCAGTCGATCCAGCCCGTGTACAAAGTGTTCTCCAATCGATCCGTCAACGCGGCGAGCAAAACCAGACGGCAAATGCAATTCGGACAATTGGAAGTGCTGGACTCCTGCCGGCAGCGATTAAACTCGGAGCGTTGACCAGTCGTGATGCGCGGGTGCCGGCTGACGGTGTCGCGATTGCTCGCATGTTTAGCGACATTGCCCGGCGGGGAGGCAGGCTGGAGCGCGGGTGTGCACAATGTCCGTTGCCCTGTTACATAGACTTGCGCACGAAGAGCGGCGAGACCCATCCGCTGCCGGGGCTGGAACTGATCGCCGGTTTTGCGGCACGGGTTGGCATCACCGACGCCGATGCAATGCTGGCGATTTCTGACCGTTGTCTACGACTAGGGCTTGACCCGGCAGCAACCGCAGCGGCGATTACCTTCATGACCGAAGCACAAGACGAGGGATTGGTCCGTCAGCGTACCCTCAACTGGGGTGATGGTGCAGCCGTCATTGCTGCCCTTGATCGTATCAGTCAGCGACAGGAGAAGCGTGACATTCTCTCCCTCGGTGTGGGCGAGATGCAAGAGGCCGTTTGGGGATCGGCAGCATTTGCTCCCCAGGTCAAAGGACTGGCAATGCCGGCCCTTGATCCACGAGCACTCACCGAGATCGGGCTGGCAATGGCAACTAGCCCAATCGGGGGCGATTATCGCTATGCCATGGCGTTTGAAGAGCTGGTCACCGACCCACCGGCCTGGCTGCCGCCACCAGCCAGCGGTCCGCGCGAAAGCGAAGGCAAGGCGTTACGGTTGATCTGGCACGAACGGTTTGCGGCTGCGCTTGATGCAAGTGGGTTTTGCCGGCGTCTCGGCCTGATGGCCTATCAGATTACACCCGGTGAATTGATTGCTCTCCTCGGTGCAGTCAGTGGTCGCACCATATCTGGCGCCGATCTGGTACGAATTGGGGAGCGGATCGTCACCCTCGACCGGCTCTTTACCCGTCGCTACGCCAGTAACAGTCAGGACACGCTTCCAGATCGTTACCTGCGCGAGGCATTGAGTAGTGGCCCAACTGCCGGCCACACCCCACCGCTGGAACAGCTTCTGGCCGAATATTATGCCCGTCACGGCTGGGATGCTGCCGGCGATCCGACGCCGGCCCGACTGGTCGAGCTAGGCATAGCGGTATAA
- the proB gene encoding glutamate 5-kinase, whose product MSRFVVKLGTSVLTAGTDRLHRPYFVELARQIVRLKDAGHEVVLVSSGAVAAGKERLGVNPHHRSNIPLKQVFAAVGQSRLMHIYEQIFELYGLQVAQALLTRDDLRDRRRYLNARNTLTLCLEQGIVPIINENDAVVTAEIRVGDNDNLSALVAGLIDADLLLILTDIDGVYSADPRSDPNAELIREIPVIDERVWAIAGGSGTHRGTGGMQTKIQAADLATRSGVAVVIAAGHEPDVIVRVANGERIGTFFPATTTHPDARQRWILAETVRHSRIVVDEGATTALTRHGKSLLAAGICEVSGEFDRGQTVRIFARDGREIARGLTQYRSSDLRMIAGLRSSQIVSVLGYDYGPEVVHRDDMVVLSG is encoded by the coding sequence ATGAGCCGATTCGTTGTCAAACTAGGTACAAGCGTCTTAACGGCCGGCACAGATCGCCTCCATCGCCCTTACTTTGTCGAACTGGCCCGCCAAATCGTTCGTCTGAAAGATGCCGGTCACGAAGTCGTCCTTGTCTCATCAGGGGCTGTTGCCGCAGGCAAAGAACGCCTTGGTGTCAATCCTCATCACCGCAGCAATATTCCCCTGAAGCAGGTCTTTGCTGCGGTCGGTCAGAGTCGCCTGATGCACATTTACGAACAAATCTTTGAGTTGTACGGTTTACAGGTTGCGCAAGCCCTGCTCACCCGTGACGACCTGCGCGACCGACGGCGTTACCTCAATGCCCGTAATACGCTCACCCTTTGCCTGGAGCAGGGTATCGTGCCAATCATCAATGAAAACGATGCTGTCGTCACTGCCGAGATTCGAGTGGGCGACAACGACAACCTCTCAGCACTGGTGGCCGGCTTGATCGACGCTGACCTGCTCTTAATTTTGACCGACATTGATGGGGTGTACAGCGCCGATCCACGCAGTGATCCAAACGCGGAACTGATCCGCGAAATACCAGTTATTGACGAACGTGTCTGGGCGATAGCCGGTGGCAGCGGTACCCATCGTGGCACCGGCGGCATGCAGACGAAGATTCAGGCTGCCGATCTGGCCACCCGTTCAGGCGTAGCTGTGGTGATTGCAGCCGGCCACGAGCCAGATGTGATTGTACGGGTGGCGAATGGTGAACGTATCGGAACCTTCTTCCCGGCTACCACAACTCACCCCGATGCGCGACAGCGGTGGATTCTGGCCGAAACAGTTCGTCATTCGCGCATTGTGGTGGATGAAGGCGCAACGACCGCGCTGACCCGACACGGCAAGAGTCTGCTGGCCGCGGGTATCTGCGAGGTGAGTGGTGAGTTTGACCGCGGGCAAACTGTGCGCATCTTTGCCCGCGATGGGCGCGAGATAGCGCGCGGCCTGACCCAGTACCGATCCAGCGATCTCCGTATGATTGCCGGTCTCCGTTCATCACAGATCGTTTCCGTTTTAGGGTATGATTATGGGCCGGAGGTCGTCCATCGCGACGATATGGTTGTACTGAGTGGGTAG